A region from the Bacteroidota bacterium genome encodes:
- a CDS encoding AAA family ATPase — MSVDIAALNEQIRIESAFIDQVHREFQKVIVGQSYMIDRLMIGLLCNGHILLEGVPGLAKTLTVSTLAKIIDARFHRIQFTPDLLPADLTGTLMYNQKESTFFVRKGPVFANIILADEINRSPAKVQSALLEAMQEKQVTIGEETFRLEEPFLVLATQNPVEQEGTYPLPEAQVDRFMLKILVGYPSREEELTIMRQNAVTTSRPEVQTIIKPAQVMKARQVINQIYMDERIEKYIIDIIFASRNPEIVGLKSLKPLIQYGASPRASIYLNLAARAHAFLKHRGYVTPEDIKAVAWDVLRHRIILSYEAEAEEKTADNIITDLLSKIEVP; from the coding sequence ATGAGTGTAGACATCGCTGCATTGAATGAGCAGATACGAATCGAATCGGCCTTTATCGATCAGGTTCACCGGGAGTTTCAGAAAGTCATTGTGGGGCAATCCTACATGATCGACCGGCTGATGATTGGTTTGCTCTGCAACGGACACATCCTGCTGGAAGGAGTTCCCGGTCTGGCGAAAACCCTCACAGTCTCGACACTGGCAAAAATTATTGACGCCCGGTTTCACCGGATTCAGTTTACTCCCGATCTGTTACCAGCCGATCTGACCGGAACCCTGATGTATAATCAGAAGGAATCGACCTTTTTTGTAAGGAAGGGACCGGTCTTTGCAAACATCATCCTGGCTGATGAAATCAACCGGTCACCGGCAAAGGTTCAGTCAGCCTTGCTGGAGGCCATGCAGGAAAAGCAGGTTACCATTGGCGAGGAAACCTTCAGGCTGGAAGAACCCTTTCTGGTTCTTGCCACACAGAATCCGGTTGAGCAGGAAGGAACCTATCCACTTCCCGAGGCACAGGTGGATCGTTTCATGCTGAAAATTCTGGTCGGTTATCCGAGCCGGGAGGAAGAATTGACGATCATGCGTCAGAATGCAGTCACCACCTCCCGGCCAGAGGTTCAGACCATAATCAAGCCGGCACAGGTAATGAAGGCACGACAGGTTATCAACCAGATTTACATGGATGAACGGATCGAGAAGTACATCATTGACATCATTTTTGCGTCGAGGAATCCGGAAATAGTCGGCCTGAAATCCCTGAAACCTCTGATTCAGTATGGCGCTTCACCCCGTGCCAGCATTTACCTGAATCTGGCGGCGCGGGCGCATGCATTTCTCAAACATCGCGGGTATGTAACCCCCGAGGATATTAAGGCGGTTGCATGGGATGTTCTCAGGCACCGGATCATTCTTTCCTATGAAGCCGAGGCTGAGGAAAAGACCGCTGATAACATCATAACCGACCTTCTTTCTAAAATTGAAGTACCCTGA
- a CDS encoding DUF58 domain-containing protein — protein sequence MVADHQNSGPAGTGVPPAVYKKIRQLEIRTRGIVTNLFAGEYRSNFKGSGMEFSEVREYQFGDDIRSIDWNVSARQGKPFIKVFQEEREQTLMLMIDASGSLWFGSKYPIKYDYAIELSAVLAFSAIKNNDKVGLCIFSDRIERLIPPRKGRTHVLRVLRELFAHQPSERPTNLAMAIDYVNRLLRRRSIVFLISDLEATGFDKSIRILNSKHDLITLLLRDMGELVPPPIGLTHLRDPETGTTQLVDLSSEKVRDRIREHYIRQHADTRDLLKKLQVDSVELFTNQDYVDKLMTFFRKRGKRY from the coding sequence ATGGTTGCTGACCATCAGAATTCCGGTCCGGCCGGCACCGGTGTTCCGCCCGCCGTTTATAAAAAGATACGGCAGCTCGAAATACGCACCCGCGGCATCGTTACGAACCTGTTCGCCGGGGAGTACCGGTCGAACTTCAAAGGCTCCGGAATGGAATTTTCCGAGGTCCGGGAATATCAGTTCGGTGATGACATCAGGAGTATTGACTGGAATGTGAGTGCCCGCCAGGGAAAACCCTTTATCAAGGTTTTTCAGGAGGAGCGCGAACAGACCCTTATGCTGATGATTGATGCCTCGGGGTCCTTGTGGTTCGGATCGAAATATCCCATCAAGTATGATTATGCCATTGAACTGTCGGCAGTGCTGGCTTTTTCGGCCATTAAAAACAATGACAAAGTCGGCCTTTGCATTTTTTCAGACCGGATCGAACGTCTGATACCACCAAGGAAAGGCCGCACGCACGTGCTGCGGGTCCTCAGAGAACTGTTTGCTCATCAGCCTTCTGAACGCCCGACCAATCTGGCTATGGCCATTGATTATGTGAACCGCCTGCTCAGACGCCGGAGCATCGTTTTCCTGATTTCTGATCTGGAAGCTACCGGATTTGATAAATCGATACGGATTCTCAACAGTAAACATGACCTGATCACCCTTTTACTGCGTGACATGGGTGAACTTGTTCCTCCACCGATCGGACTCACTCATCTGCGGGATCCTGAAACTGGTACCACTCAACTGGTGGATCTCAGTTCCGAAAAAGTCCGGGACCGGATCAGAGAACATTATATCAGGCAACATGCAGATACCCGTGACCTTCTGAAAAAACTGCAGGTGGATAGTGTCGAATTGTTCACCAACCAGGATTATGTGGATAAACTGATGACCTTTTTCAGAAAAAGAGGAAAACGCTACTGA
- a CDS encoding VWA domain-containing protein codes for MNLQFENPVWFWLLLFLPAWITVHLFYLRNRRPALIYGSLAPVKSQRRTLWVWIAHSLPWLVMVAFVLLVTALARPQLVNTERVISSEGVDIVLTLDISGSMRATDLNPNRLAAAREVARDFVAGREADRIGLVVFAGEAYTQVPLTLDYQMLKDMIRTTTFDDQNPGTAIGMALAASINRLRDSEAKTRIIILLTDGRNNQGSIDPITAADLALSLGIRVYTVGVGRLGQAEIPVTDQFGRTVMVRQEVDVDDETLTKVATLTGGKYYRATDNTSLRNIYTEIGQLEKTRIEVKTFNQYEDVYWWFMIPALALLFLEWVLINTRLRQVTIVKKWRTG; via the coding sequence GTGAACCTGCAATTCGAAAATCCGGTCTGGTTCTGGCTGCTGCTTTTTCTTCCCGCCTGGATCACGGTTCACTTATTCTACCTGAGGAACCGTCGGCCCGCCCTGATTTACGGTTCTCTGGCTCCTGTAAAAAGCCAGCGGAGAACCCTGTGGGTCTGGATCGCACACAGTCTTCCATGGCTGGTGATGGTGGCCTTCGTTTTACTGGTAACCGCTCTGGCCAGACCGCAGTTGGTAAACACTGAGCGAGTGATCAGCTCGGAGGGAGTCGACATTGTTCTGACTCTGGATATTTCGGGGTCCATGCGTGCCACCGATCTGAACCCGAACCGGCTGGCGGCTGCACGTGAAGTGGCGCGGGACTTTGTTGCCGGTCGCGAAGCAGACCGGATCGGGCTGGTGGTCTTTGCCGGTGAGGCCTACACCCAGGTGCCGCTGACCCTTGACTACCAAATGCTTAAGGATATGATCAGAACCACCACATTTGATGATCAGAATCCCGGAACCGCCATTGGAATGGCCCTTGCCGCCAGCATAAACCGTTTACGCGATTCGGAAGCCAAAACCAGAATCATCATTCTTCTGACCGACGGACGGAACAATCAGGGATCGATTGACCCCATTACCGCAGCCGACCTGGCACTGAGTCTGGGAATCCGTGTTTACACGGTTGGAGTCGGTCGGCTGGGTCAGGCCGAGATTCCGGTCACCGACCAGTTCGGGAGGACGGTAATGGTGCGGCAGGAAGTGGATGTTGATGATGAAACCCTTACAAAAGTAGCCACCCTGACCGGAGGCAAGTATTACCGTGCAACAGACAATACGTCGCTCCGGAACATTTATACAGAAATCGGTCAGCTGGAAAAAACCAGAATTGAAGTAAAGACCTTTAATCAGTACGAGGATGTGTACTGGTGGTTTATGATTCCTGCACTTGCCTTGCTGTTTCTCGAATGGGTGCTGATCAATACCCGCCTCAGACAGGTAACCATCGTAAAAAAATGGAGAACCGGATGA
- a CDS encoding VWA domain-containing protein: MKFAWPDYALLFPILLIAGVLVWIYQRYQNRQLLNYFSTSNLEKLADRPSHHLPVLTLILWSFMWIFLVVSLMGPLLGERIREVKSKGTDIIIALDVSNSMLAQDIQPSRLEKTKLEIRNFVSQLKGDRVGLIVFENDAFLQCPLTTDYSAIYMYLDAITTGYLPNPGTNLAGPVYQSAEAFKRTLSIGETAEDKERTRILVVLSDGEDHEGGLNEAIAFAKEERIRVYTVGVGTAAGGPIPVTDRFGKVTDFRRDRSGNVVTTQLKEQNMAELASGTGGEYFRIGSAFSDFYKLSDVVSSLKKEDYKAEEVLDLDNKFQYPLAAGLVLFMCLTGLTLFTTRKKEPLS; encoded by the coding sequence ATGAAATTTGCCTGGCCGGACTACGCACTCCTTTTTCCGATTTTGCTGATTGCCGGGGTCCTCGTATGGATCTATCAGCGATATCAGAACCGGCAATTACTGAACTATTTTTCCACCTCGAATCTCGAAAAGCTGGCAGACAGACCCTCGCACCATTTACCGGTTCTGACCTTAATCCTCTGGTCTTTCATGTGGATTTTCCTGGTGGTAAGTCTGATGGGGCCTCTGCTTGGTGAACGGATACGGGAAGTGAAATCGAAGGGAACCGACATCATCATTGCCCTTGATGTCTCCAATTCCATGCTTGCGCAGGATATACAGCCCAGCCGGCTGGAAAAAACCAAACTGGAAATCAGAAATTTCGTCAGTCAGCTGAAAGGCGATCGGGTCGGATTAATTGTTTTCGAAAACGATGCCTTCCTTCAATGTCCGCTGACCACCGATTACTCAGCCATATACATGTACCTGGATGCCATCACCACCGGCTACCTTCCCAATCCGGGCACCAACCTGGCCGGACCGGTTTATCAATCCGCAGAAGCCTTTAAGCGAACACTTTCCATTGGGGAAACAGCCGAAGACAAGGAACGAACCCGCATTCTGGTGGTTTTATCGGATGGAGAGGACCACGAAGGAGGCCTGAACGAAGCCATTGCCTTCGCGAAGGAAGAACGGATCCGTGTTTACACAGTTGGGGTGGGTACTGCTGCTGGCGGTCCGATTCCGGTAACCGACCGGTTTGGAAAAGTCACCGATTTCAGGCGTGACCGGTCGGGCAATGTGGTCACCACACAGCTTAAGGAACAGAATATGGCAGAACTCGCCAGTGGAACCGGCGGAGAGTATTTCAGAATCGGGTCGGCCTTCTCTGATTTTTATAAACTGAGCGATGTGGTCAGTTCCCTGAAAAAGGAGGATTACAAAGCTGAGGAAGTGCTCGATCTGGATAATAAATTCCAGTATCCGCTTGCGGCCGGATTGGTTTTATTCATGTGCCTGACCGGCTTAACTCTTTTCACCACCCGTAAAAAGGAACCCCTGTCATGA
- a CDS encoding tetratricopeptide repeat protein, producing the protein MIWLILAFLSLDIGNLQKADLLYKKGQYAEALQLYQNEQKERPDDPLLAFNIGNTLMKLGRQDEAVRQYQLSESLTRSAPVAGKSAYNRALANMKQQEMEKALLDARQAVKLNPADPDARANAEVISRLIDLRQQQQKQQQNKDDKKDQNKQDQQKQEQQKQDQQKNDQKKQDQQKPDQQQQQATMPKEQAQRLLDALKKNEQEALLKKKEMQTRQRRKTDKDW; encoded by the coding sequence ATGATCTGGTTGATTCTGGCGTTTCTTTCCCTGGATATCGGGAATCTTCAGAAGGCCGATCTTCTTTATAAGAAGGGCCAATATGCAGAGGCACTTCAACTGTATCAGAACGAGCAAAAGGAAAGACCGGATGACCCTCTGCTTGCATTCAACATTGGTAATACCCTGATGAAACTTGGCAGGCAGGATGAAGCGGTCCGCCAGTATCAGTTATCTGAATCCCTCACAAGATCGGCCCCGGTGGCCGGCAAGTCGGCCTATAACCGGGCGCTTGCCAATATGAAGCAACAGGAAATGGAAAAAGCACTGCTGGACGCACGCCAGGCTGTGAAATTAAATCCGGCCGATCCTGATGCCCGTGCCAATGCCGAGGTGATTTCCCGTCTGATTGACCTCAGGCAGCAACAACAGAAACAGCAACAGAACAAAGACGATAAAAAAGACCAGAACAAACAGGATCAGCAAAAACAGGAACAACAAAAGCAGGACCAGCAGAAAAACGATCAGAAGAAACAAGATCAGCAAAAGCCAGATCAGCAGCAGCAACAAGCCACCATGCCAAAAGAGCAGGCTCAGCGTTTACTGGATGCTTTGAAAAAAAATGAACAGGAAGCACTTCTGAAAAAGAAAGAAATGCAAACCCGTCAGCGACGGAAAACCGACAAGGACTGGTAA
- a CDS encoding protein BatD — translation MRLILFLLVSSLFTGLRAQEIELAISTDRTTYRVNDIVTVTLEVATSGNVNLPEPTLSPVQGLKRLPGQSSSGQSISIVNGSYRVSTTQTHTYLATETGTLKVGPATVVFKGKTVQSNLLTLKIVAADAKLGSETGQEQDELVFIKATANKTNPVVGEPVYIKYRLYFRTRINNPRQVQDFTISGALTDDVNTGVPNQRPQNEVVGGITYSAVNIRELVIYPQQPGLLEIKPLVLTVQAARPRKNNRSSVFDDFLMDPFQEYTQISVSSNSLKLTVRPTGPLPADYTGFVGDITGKRTVSRQTAEVNQPVSVFMTFEGTGNFKNFLPPKLSFGSQVEAYPPKETTKMNAGVRGGTGTWSIEYIIIPRYSGDINLPAVSWSWWDSGSDKVKTQTFPAITIPVTGGAAANGLPTGESIDFRTIGKDISFIRTESDWSEASGFRKSPHQWAIPAFLMMWAIFGMAFVWLRRSDRLRADYKSFAHRHAEKFARKSLEKARKLAETTDTREVLGEIHRVISQFIAHKLKIGETAWTASEVIQLLSSQNMPPEQLSRVSAYLHKLNEYRFAPVQAITESKEELIKHAEIILADLSAFWS, via the coding sequence ATGCGATTGATTCTGTTTCTTCTTGTCAGCAGTCTGTTCACCGGTCTCCGTGCACAGGAAATTGAGCTGGCCATTTCAACCGATCGGACCACCTACCGGGTGAATGATATTGTCACGGTAACGCTGGAAGTGGCCACATCGGGGAATGTCAACCTTCCGGAACCCACTCTTTCTCCTGTACAAGGGCTTAAAAGACTTCCCGGTCAATCTTCGAGCGGACAAAGCATTTCCATTGTCAACGGGTCCTATCGGGTGAGTACCACGCAAACCCACACCTACCTTGCTACCGAAACCGGAACTTTGAAAGTGGGACCAGCCACCGTTGTGTTCAAAGGAAAGACCGTTCAGAGTAACCTTCTGACACTAAAAATCGTGGCAGCCGATGCGAAGCTGGGCTCTGAAACCGGACAGGAACAGGATGAACTGGTTTTTATAAAAGCAACCGCAAATAAGACCAATCCGGTGGTGGGTGAACCCGTTTACATCAAATACCGGTTGTATTTCAGGACGCGCATCAACAATCCGCGTCAGGTTCAGGATTTTACCATTTCAGGGGCCCTTACCGATGATGTGAATACTGGTGTTCCCAACCAGCGGCCACAGAATGAAGTGGTGGGAGGCATCACATACAGCGCTGTAAACATCAGGGAATTGGTCATATACCCGCAGCAACCGGGACTGCTCGAAATCAAACCACTGGTTTTGACAGTTCAGGCAGCCAGACCGCGGAAAAATAACCGTTCCAGTGTTTTTGATGACTTTCTGATGGATCCGTTTCAGGAGTACACTCAGATCTCGGTTAGCAGCAACTCCCTCAAGCTGACGGTCAGACCAACAGGTCCGCTTCCCGCTGATTATACCGGGTTTGTCGGGGATATAACCGGCAAGCGGACGGTTTCCCGGCAAACAGCTGAAGTGAATCAGCCAGTCTCGGTATTCATGACCTTTGAGGGAACCGGAAATTTCAAAAACTTCTTACCCCCAAAATTGTCGTTCGGATCCCAGGTTGAAGCCTACCCTCCCAAAGAAACCACCAAAATGAATGCAGGTGTTCGCGGCGGAACCGGGACCTGGTCCATCGAATACATTATCATTCCCCGATATTCTGGAGATATCAACCTGCCGGCTGTCAGCTGGTCCTGGTGGGATTCCGGTTCAGATAAGGTGAAAACACAGACTTTTCCAGCCATCACCATTCCGGTTACCGGGGGAGCAGCTGCCAACGGTCTGCCAACGGGAGAGAGCATCGATTTCAGAACCATTGGGAAAGACATTTCCTTCATCAGAACCGAGTCAGACTGGTCAGAAGCATCCGGATTCAGAAAATCCCCGCATCAGTGGGCCATTCCAGCTTTTCTGATGATGTGGGCAATATTCGGGATGGCCTTTGTCTGGTTACGACGGTCCGACCGACTGCGTGCTGACTACAAATCATTTGCCCATCGTCATGCCGAGAAATTTGCCAGAAAAAGCCTGGAAAAAGCACGGAAACTGGCAGAAACCACCGATACCCGTGAAGTACTTGGTGAAATTCACCGGGTGATCAGTCAATTCATTGCCCATAAGCTGAAAATCGGCGAGACAGCCTGGACTGCGAGTGAGGTCATCCAATTGTTATCCAGTCAGAACATGCCACCTGAACAGCTTTCGCGTGTTTCTGCCTATCTTCACAAGCTGAACGAGTACCGGTTCGCACCCGTTCAGGCCATCACAGAATCGAAAGAGGAATTAATCAAACATGCAGAAATTATTCTTGCTGATCTGTCTGCTTTCTGGTCTTAA
- the ettA gene encoding energy-dependent translational throttle protein EttA encodes MAGNEIIFSMIGVSKVYKPNRTVLKDIYLSFFYGAKIGVLGLNGAGKSSLLKVIAGEDHDYLGQITRQKGVTFGLLHQDPVLDPSKTVREIVEEGAKETIQLLRDYNSISEQFADPDADYEKLMDKQAALQEKIDAMNAWDIDARLEMAMDALRCPPGDTPINVLSGGERRRVALCRLLLQKPDVLLLDEPTNHLDAESVSWLEHHLGTYEGTVIAVTHDRYFLDNVAGWILELDRGEGIPFQGNYSSWLEQKQKRLEQEERQESKRSKALAMELEWIRMNPKGRHAKSKARISAYEKMLEEQTEKRSEDIDIYIPPGPRLGDVVIESKSVAKAYGDNLLYDDMTFALPPGGIVGVIGPNGAGKTTLFRMITGQEKPDTGTIRIGDTVKLAYVDQSRPLDGEKTIWEEISGGDDTILLGKREVNSRAYVARFNFSGSDQQKKVKELSGGEKNRVHLAKVLRQGANVLLLDEPTNDLDVNTLRALEEALQNFAGCAVVISHDRWFLDRIATHILAFEGDSTVVYFDGNYTEYEENRKKRLGIDAEQPHRIKYKKLTR; translated from the coding sequence ATGGCAGGTAATGAAATTATTTTTTCGATGATCGGTGTCAGTAAGGTTTACAAACCAAACCGGACGGTCCTGAAAGATATTTACCTTTCCTTTTTTTACGGAGCAAAAATCGGCGTTCTCGGACTCAACGGCGCTGGAAAAAGTTCACTTCTTAAGGTAATTGCGGGTGAGGATCATGATTATCTTGGTCAGATCACCCGTCAGAAGGGAGTGACCTTCGGACTGCTGCATCAGGATCCGGTACTGGACCCATCAAAAACCGTCAGAGAAATCGTTGAAGAAGGCGCGAAGGAAACCATTCAGCTGCTTCGGGATTACAATTCCATCAGCGAACAATTTGCCGATCCGGATGCAGACTATGAGAAGCTGATGGATAAGCAGGCAGCTCTGCAGGAAAAAATTGATGCCATGAATGCCTGGGACATTGATGCCCGCCTTGAAATGGCCATGGATGCTTTACGGTGTCCACCGGGAGATACCCCGATCAATGTGCTCTCGGGTGGGGAACGCCGCCGTGTGGCGCTTTGCCGGCTGTTGCTTCAGAAACCCGATGTGCTTTTGCTGGATGAGCCAACGAACCATCTTGATGCTGAATCGGTCAGCTGGCTGGAGCATCATCTCGGTACCTATGAAGGAACCGTCATTGCGGTAACACACGACCGGTATTTCCTCGATAACGTCGCCGGCTGGATTCTGGAACTGGACCGTGGTGAAGGAATTCCCTTTCAGGGCAATTACTCCTCCTGGCTGGAACAGAAACAAAAACGTCTTGAACAGGAAGAGCGGCAGGAAAGCAAACGCTCCAAGGCACTTGCCATGGAATTGGAGTGGATCCGGATGAATCCTAAGGGCCGTCATGCAAAATCCAAAGCCCGTATCTCTGCCTATGAAAAAATGCTTGAGGAACAAACCGAGAAACGCAGCGAAGATATTGATATCTACATTCCACCCGGACCGCGTCTTGGTGATGTGGTGATTGAATCGAAATCAGTTGCAAAAGCCTACGGTGACAATCTTCTCTACGATGACATGACGTTTGCCCTTCCGCCGGGAGGCATTGTCGGGGTCATCGGTCCGAACGGTGCTGGAAAAACCACCTTGTTCAGAATGATTACCGGGCAGGAAAAACCCGACACAGGAACCATCAGGATCGGTGACACTGTCAAACTGGCCTATGTTGATCAATCGCGTCCGCTCGATGGGGAAAAAACCATCTGGGAAGAAATTTCAGGGGGAGATGATACCATCCTTCTCGGAAAACGGGAAGTCAATTCACGTGCTTATGTGGCACGATTCAATTTCTCGGGAAGTGATCAGCAGAAAAAGGTAAAGGAACTATCAGGTGGAGAGAAAAACCGTGTCCACCTGGCCAAGGTACTGCGTCAGGGAGCCAATGTTCTGCTGTTGGATGAACCCACCAATGACCTGGATGTGAATACGTTGCGGGCATTGGAAGAAGCCCTGCAGAATTTTGCCGGTTGTGCAGTGGTTATTTCACACGACCGCTGGTTCCTGGACCGGATTGCCACGCATATTCTGGCCTTTGAAGGAGACAGCACGGTGGTTTACTTCGATGGAAATTACACAGAATATGAAGAAAACAGGAAGAAACGGCTGGGTATTGATGCTGAGCAGCCTCATCGGATCAAGTATAAAAAACTGACCCGCTAA